The genomic window ATTCTCATAATTGGAATTTTGAAGAACTCGAAAAACTTGAAAGTGAATATATAGAACGTAAATTAAATGGAGGTAATTAGTATGAATAATAAAGAATTCCACTATAAGCGCCTCATAAGGGAGTATGATATTAAACGAACTTCAGCTGTTAAAGAGCAACGAAGACGCGCTAAAGAAGTTTATTTAAAGGTGCCTCAGATTGAAGAGATTGATAAAATACTCAGTCAAAGTGGTGTTCAACTCGTTCGTAGCATGCTTAAGGAGCCCAATACGCTTTCTATTGAAAATTTCCGTAAAAATTCTGAAGATCTTATGTTTACCAAAAAAATGCTGCTTGTTGAGGCCGGCTTTCCTGAAGATTATTTGGAAATTCTTTATGAATGTGCTTCATGTGAAGATACAGGTTTCATTGATAACAAGCCATGTATTTGTTTTAGACAAGGACTGATTAATATTGCCTACGAACAATCTAATTTAAAAAATATCCTCCAAATCGAAAACTTCAATGGTTTTAACCTTAATTACTATTCTAAGCAAGTAGATCCGGCTTCCGGCAGATCTCCTTATACCAATATGGAAAAAATATATCAGATTTGCGTAGGTTTTATAGAAAACTTTGAAACCAAGAAGCAAAACCTTTTATTTTATGGTCATACAGGTCTTGGTAAAAC from Cellulosilyticum sp. I15G10I2 includes these protein-coding regions:
- a CDS encoding ATP-binding protein, with translation MNNKEFHYKRLIREYDIKRTSAVKEQRRRAKEVYLKVPQIEEIDKILSQSGVQLVRSMLKEPNTLSIENFRKNSEDLMFTKKMLLVEAGFPEDYLEILYECASCEDTGFIDNKPCICFRQGLINIAYEQSNLKNILQIENFNGFNLNYYSKQVDPASGRSPYTNMEKIYQICVGFIENFETKKQNLLFYGHTGLGKTFLCNCIAKELLDRNYTVLYLTSPQLFKLFEESRFHREDMMDEAKAMLSTLFTVDLLIIDDLGTESSSTFTGSDLFDVLNTRYLHQNATIISTNVAPNDWNKYYSERIVSRVFGNYTNLKFIGSDIRLLKKYTSNNL